A window of the Vibrio pomeroyi genome harbors these coding sequences:
- a CDS encoding flagellar basal body P-ring protein FlgI, translating into MKKLTLVLFGMLFLATSAHAARIKDVAKVAGVRSNQLVGYGLVTGLPGTGETTPFTDQTFNAMLQNFGIQLPPGTKPKTKNVAAVIVTAELPAFSKQGQEVDVTVSSIGSAKSLRGGTLLQTFLKGLDGQVYAVAQGNLVVSGFSAQGNDGSKIVGNNPNVGIISSGATVEQEIPTPFGRGDYITFNLIQSDFTTAQRMADAVNNFLGPQMASAVDATSVKVRAPREISQRVAFLSAIENIEFDPAEGSAKIIVNSRTGTIVVGKHVRLKAAAVTHGGMTVAIKENLNVSQPNAFSGGQTVVVPDSDIEVTEADGKMFKFEPGLTLDDLVRAVNEVGAAPSDLMAILQALKQAGAIEGQLIII; encoded by the coding sequence ATGAAAAAACTGACACTCGTACTATTCGGCATGCTATTTCTTGCCACCAGTGCTCATGCTGCGCGTATTAAAGACGTGGCAAAAGTGGCGGGTGTTCGTAGTAACCAACTTGTCGGTTATGGTTTGGTCACGGGCTTGCCGGGTACTGGTGAGACAACTCCCTTTACCGATCAAACATTTAACGCAATGCTGCAAAATTTTGGCATCCAATTGCCGCCCGGCACTAAGCCAAAAACCAAAAACGTCGCGGCCGTTATTGTGACTGCTGAACTGCCAGCCTTCTCTAAGCAAGGTCAGGAAGTTGACGTAACAGTATCTTCTATCGGTTCGGCAAAAAGCCTACGTGGTGGCACGCTGCTACAAACCTTTCTAAAAGGTCTTGATGGCCAAGTGTATGCCGTAGCGCAAGGTAACCTGGTAGTAAGTGGTTTTAGTGCACAAGGTAACGACGGTTCAAAGATTGTCGGTAACAACCCTAACGTTGGCATCATCTCTAGCGGTGCAACGGTTGAACAAGAGATCCCAACGCCATTCGGCCGTGGCGACTACATCACCTTCAATCTAATCCAATCAGATTTCACAACGGCCCAGCGTATGGCTGATGCGGTTAATAATTTCCTAGGCCCACAAATGGCTTCAGCGGTAGACGCAACTTCAGTAAAAGTTCGCGCACCGCGTGAAATCAGCCAGCGTGTGGCGTTCTTATCGGCTATCGAAAACATCGAGTTCGACCCTGCTGAAGGCTCTGCAAAAATCATCGTAAACTCTCGTACTGGTACGATTGTGGTTGGTAAGCACGTTCGCCTCAAAGCGGCAGCGGTAACGCACGGTGGTATGACGGTTGCTATCAAAGAAAACCTAAACGTAAGCCAACCGAATGCATTTTCAGGTGGTCAAACGGTAGTCGTTCCTGATTCAGATATCGAAGTAACGGAAGCTGATGGCAAGATGTTCAAGTTTGAGCCGGGCTTAACGCTGGATGATTTGGTTCGCGCAGTTAACGAAGTAGGCGCAGCGCCTTCTGATTTAATGGCAATCCTTCAAGCACTGAAACAAGCGGGTGCGATTGAAGGTCAATTGATCATTATCTAA
- the flaG gene encoding flagellar protein FlaG: MEISSNASNIQPYGSPNGIKFASDEGSSASSTSRLKEATPYDKVEKSKEEATEAAIQLAQHRQELNDEERVKMVEKVNEFISSLNKGVAFKVDEESGRDVVTIYETTTGDIIRQIPDEEMLEILRRLAAQNSNSRIFEVKV; encoded by the coding sequence ATGGAAATATCATCCAACGCATCGAACATCCAGCCTTATGGCTCACCTAATGGCATTAAATTTGCAAGCGATGAAGGTAGTAGTGCGTCGAGCACTTCACGACTGAAAGAAGCAACACCTTATGACAAGGTAGAGAAATCGAAAGAGGAAGCTACCGAAGCGGCGATTCAATTAGCTCAACATAGACAAGAGCTTAATGATGAAGAACGAGTCAAGATGGTGGAGAAGGTAAACGAGTTTATCTCCTCTCTCAATAAGGGTGTTGCCTTTAAGGTTGATGAAGAGTCAGGTAGGGATGTGGTGACCATTTATGAGACCACAACCGGTGATATTATTCGCCAAATACCCGATGAAGAAATGCTTGAAATTCTAAGACGCCTAGCAGCCCAAAACTCGAATAGTCGAATATTTGAGGTGAAGGTTTAA
- a CDS encoding flagellin: MAINVSTNVSAMTAQRYLNSAAEGTQKSMERLSSGYKINSAKDDAAGLQISNRLTSQSRGLDMAVKNANDGISIAQTAEGAMNESTNILQRMRDLSLQSSNGSNSKSERVAIQEEVSALNTELNRIAETTSFGGNKLLNGTYGSQSFQIGADSGEAVMLTMNNMRTDTQDMGGKSYGVTEGKDASWRVGAGADLTIKYNDKFGEAQELSISAKEGNDMEELATYINGQSQDVKASVGEGGKLQLFASSQKVEGDVEFGGSLAGELGIGAGKDVTVNDIDVTSVAGANEAVSIIDGALKSVDSNRASLGAFQNRFDHAISNLDNINENVNASKSRIKDTDYAKETTAMTKSQILQQASTSILAQAKQSPSAALSLLG, encoded by the coding sequence ATGGCGATTAATGTAAGCACAAATGTGTCTGCAATGACGGCTCAGCGCTACCTAAATAGCGCGGCTGAAGGTACTCAAAAATCAATGGAGCGTTTGTCTTCTGGCTATAAAATCAATAGCGCAAAAGATGATGCTGCAGGCCTACAAATCTCTAACCGCTTAACGTCGCAAAGTCGTGGCCTAGATATGGCTGTAAAAAACGCGAACGATGGTATCTCTATTGCACAGACAGCTGAAGGTGCAATGAATGAGTCAACCAACATTCTGCAACGTATGCGTGACCTTTCTCTTCAATCTTCAAACGGTTCGAACAGCAAATCTGAACGTGTTGCGATCCAAGAAGAAGTCTCAGCTCTAAATACAGAACTTAACCGTATTGCTGAAACGACCTCTTTTGGTGGTAACAAGCTTCTTAACGGTACTTACGGCAGCCAATCTTTCCAAATCGGTGCTGACTCTGGTGAAGCAGTAATGCTTACAATGAATAACATGCGTACTGACACTCAAGACATGGGTGGCAAGAGCTATGGCGTTACAGAAGGCAAAGATGCTTCTTGGCGTGTAGGTGCAGGTGCTGACTTAACGATCAAATACAACGATAAGTTTGGTGAAGCACAAGAGTTGTCTATTTCTGCGAAGGAAGGCAACGACATGGAAGAGCTAGCAACTTACATCAACGGTCAAAGCCAAGACGTTAAAGCGTCAGTAGGCGAAGGCGGTAAACTGCAACTTTTCGCTTCAAGTCAAAAAGTTGAAGGCGATGTTGAGTTCGGTGGCAGCCTTGCTGGTGAACTAGGTATCGGTGCTGGTAAAGACGTTACTGTTAACGATATCGATGTAACATCGGTTGCTGGTGCAAACGAAGCGGTATCTATCATTGATGGCGCACTAAAATCTGTTGATAGTAACCGTGCTTCTCTTGGTGCTTTCCAAAACCGTTTTGACCATGCAATCAGCAACTTAGATAACATCAACGAAAACGTTAATGCATCTAAGAGTCGTATCAAAGATACCGATTACGCGAAAGAAACAACGGCAATGACGAAGTCTCAAATCCTACAACAGGCGAGTACTTCTATCCTAGCTCAAGCAAAACAATCACCATCAGCAGCTCTAAGCTTATTGGGCTAA
- the flgG gene encoding flagellar basal-body rod protein FlgG, translated as MHPALWVSKTGLDAQQTNISTISNNLANASTIGFKKSRAVFEDLFYQNINQPGGQSSQNTELPSGLMLGAGSKVVATQKVHTHGNAQTTSNSLDMMIEGDGFFQVEMPDGETGYSRNGQFTLNGDGAIVTSGQGYPLQPEIVIPEDAISVTVGNDGEVSVRLRGEQNNVVVGQITITDFVNPGGLEPVGQNLYLPTGASGDPQEGVPGFDGLGNIRQSMLETSNVNVTEELVNMIEAQRVYEMNSKVISSVDKMMSFVNQQL; from the coding sequence ATGCATCCAGCATTATGGGTAAGTAAAACAGGTTTAGACGCCCAACAAACCAATATCTCAACGATTTCGAACAACCTTGCCAACGCCTCGACTATTGGTTTTAAAAAGAGCCGCGCGGTATTTGAAGACTTGTTCTACCAAAACATCAACCAACCGGGTGGCCAATCGTCTCAGAACACTGAGCTGCCAAGTGGTTTGATGTTGGGTGCCGGTTCTAAGGTAGTAGCAACTCAAAAGGTTCACACGCACGGTAACGCACAAACGACGTCGAATAGCCTAGATATGATGATTGAAGGCGACGGCTTCTTCCAAGTTGAGATGCCAGACGGTGAAACAGGTTACAGCCGTAATGGTCAGTTTACTCTGAACGGTGACGGCGCAATCGTAACATCGGGTCAAGGTTATCCTTTGCAACCTGAAATCGTTATCCCTGAAGATGCGATCTCGGTAACGGTTGGCAACGACGGTGAAGTATCGGTTCGTCTTCGTGGTGAGCAAAACAACGTAGTCGTAGGCCAAATCACGATTACAGACTTCGTAAACCCAGGCGGTTTAGAACCAGTCGGTCAAAACCTTTACTTGCCGACTGGTGCGAGTGGTGACCCACAAGAAGGTGTTCCGGGCTTTGATGGCTTAGGTAACATCCGCCAGTCGATGCTAGAAACATCGAACGTAAACGTAACCGAAGAGCTAGTGAATATGATCGAAGCTCAACGTGTTTACGAAATGAACTCGAAAGTTATCTCGTCGGTCGACAAGATGATGAGCTTTGTTAACCAACAGCTGTAA
- the flgK gene encoding flagellar hook-associated protein FlgK yields MASDLLNVGAQSVLTAQRQLNTTGHNISNANTEGYSRQSVIQGVNDPRQYGGQTYGMGVHVENVRRSWDQFAVNELNLSTTNAANKGDTEANLDMLSSMLSSVASKKIPENLNEWFDSVKTLADTPNDVGARKVVLEKAGLLSKTLNEFHETVRQQSDSTNKKLDMGIERVNQLAYEIRDVQRLMMRTPGPHNDLRDQHEKLINELSGYTKVTVTPRSNAEGFNVHIGNGHTLVSGSEASQLKMVDGLPDAHQRRLAIVEGKSLKPITSSDIDGKIGAMLDMRDEHIPAIMDELGRLATAFSYKVNSLQEQGLDLNGNVGKDLFTDVNSELVAKSRVTASGQSKADVAVYIDDTSALKGGEYGLKYDGSDYVVTKPNGETVKVTTDSSGNAFYLDGMRVEVRNPPELGEKLLLRPTRNFAAQIQMETKDPKDIAAQSYEASTTFAKGTAGFKILEAGQLREFEVIVSPKGEQFAVTDPKGNILMQPQPYPPQGPVTINGTTFELTAGAVANDKFTANLVPSEGDNGNLRKLQDLQTGKILNDGESTILDLYHNLNTNTGLKSSTANRLSDIATLEKQSAQERIASISGVNLDEEAANMMKFQQAYMASSRIMQAANDTFNTILALR; encoded by the coding sequence ATGGCGTCGGATCTTCTGAATGTAGGGGCACAAAGTGTTCTTACCGCTCAGAGACAGCTAAACACCACAGGTCATAACATTTCTAACGCCAACACAGAGGGCTATAGCCGCCAATCTGTGATTCAAGGTGTGAATGACCCGCGCCAGTATGGTGGTCAAACCTACGGTATGGGTGTGCATGTGGAAAATGTTCGCCGCTCTTGGGATCAATTTGCCGTCAATGAACTTAACCTATCGACAACCAATGCCGCCAACAAAGGTGATACCGAAGCGAACCTAGATATGCTGTCGAGCATGTTGTCATCGGTGGCTTCGAAGAAGATCCCTGAAAACCTCAACGAGTGGTTTGATTCTGTTAAAACACTGGCCGATACACCGAATGATGTTGGCGCGCGAAAGGTTGTATTAGAAAAGGCTGGGTTATTAAGTAAAACGTTGAATGAGTTTCATGAAACGGTTCGCCAACAGTCTGATTCTACGAACAAAAAATTAGACATGGGTATCGAGCGAGTTAACCAACTGGCTTACGAGATCCGTGACGTACAACGCTTAATGATGCGAACTCCTGGGCCACATAATGACCTACGAGATCAGCACGAAAAGCTAATTAATGAGCTTTCTGGTTACACCAAAGTAACGGTAACTCCGCGCTCAAATGCCGAAGGATTTAACGTCCATATCGGCAATGGCCACACCTTGGTTTCAGGTAGTGAAGCGAGCCAACTGAAAATGGTTGATGGCTTGCCCGATGCGCATCAACGTCGCTTGGCGATTGTTGAAGGGAAATCCTTAAAACCGATCACCAGCAGTGATATCGACGGAAAAATCGGTGCCATGTTAGACATGCGAGACGAGCATATTCCAGCAATTATGGATGAGCTTGGCCGTTTGGCGACGGCGTTTTCGTACAAGGTAAATAGTCTTCAAGAGCAAGGTTTGGATCTCAACGGCAACGTGGGTAAGGACCTGTTTACCGATGTGAACTCAGAGCTGGTGGCAAAATCTCGTGTTACGGCCAGTGGGCAGTCGAAAGCCGATGTTGCGGTATATATCGATGATACCTCTGCCTTAAAAGGTGGTGAATACGGCCTTAAGTATGACGGCAGTGACTATGTGGTGACTAAGCCGAATGGTGAAACCGTTAAGGTGACGACCGACTCGAGTGGCAACGCTTTTTATCTTGATGGTATGCGAGTAGAAGTGCGCAATCCTCCTGAACTTGGCGAGAAGCTATTACTGCGCCCTACGCGCAACTTTGCCGCTCAGATTCAGATGGAAACCAAAGATCCAAAAGACATCGCAGCACAAAGTTATGAAGCTTCGACCACTTTTGCCAAAGGTACGGCTGGATTCAAAATCCTAGAAGCTGGTCAGCTGCGTGAGTTTGAAGTGATTGTGTCACCAAAAGGTGAGCAGTTTGCGGTGACGGATCCGAAGGGCAACATTTTAATGCAGCCGCAACCGTATCCGCCACAAGGGCCTGTGACCATCAATGGCACCACCTTTGAGCTAACGGCTGGCGCGGTGGCAAACGATAAATTTACGGCAAACCTTGTCCCATCAGAAGGTGACAACGGAAACCTACGTAAGTTACAAGATCTTCAAACCGGCAAGATCTTGAATGATGGTGAGTCTACGATTTTAGACCTTTACCACAACTTGAATACCAATACGGGCTTGAAGTCTTCAACGGCAAATCGTTTGAGTGATATCGCGACGCTAGAAAAGCAGTCAGCTCAAGAACGTATTGCTTCGATCTCGGGGGTTAACCTCGATGAAGAAGCGGCAAATATGATGAAATTTCAGCAAGCGTACATGGCTTCTTCACGCATCATGCAAGCAGCCAATGACACGTTTAATACTATTTTGGCTCTGAGGTAG
- the flgL gene encoding flagellar hook-associated protein FlgL yields the protein MLNRISSFHNYQSVQNDLRRQENKVHHNQAQLASGKKLQSPSDDPLATHYLQNIGQQSEQLKQYVDAITLVRNRLEHHEVLVSNTEGFADEAKRTVMEMINGALSPEDRLAKKREIQELANNFLHLANSQDESGNYTFAGTKPKNQPFFRDNEGNVTYQGDDYQRKMRVASSFEMAMNDPGSKMFMEIDNPFGDYEPQYELEPASELLLGRATNSDEDGSTYKVTFVDMQTGNFAYQLEKDGAVVAAEDFDPSTGIVYEGLNIQVKGQITKGDSITLEPRETFSIFDTFKEAAEQAENPVSDASATAKLHQVTEEFHAAFIHLTKARTDVGARLSTLDIQEQQHEDFKLSLAKAKSNFEDLDYSKAIIEFNENSRALQASQQAFGKTKDLTLFNYI from the coding sequence ATGTTGAATCGTATTTCTAGCTTCCATAACTATCAGTCAGTACAAAATGACTTGCGCCGCCAAGAGAACAAGGTGCATCACAACCAAGCGCAGCTTGCTTCAGGTAAGAAGCTGCAGTCGCCGAGTGATGACCCGTTAGCGACGCACTATTTGCAAAACATCGGTCAGCAGTCAGAGCAGCTTAAACAATATGTAGATGCGATTACTTTGGTCAGAAACCGCCTCGAGCATCATGAAGTATTGGTTTCCAACACGGAAGGTTTTGCTGATGAAGCAAAACGAACCGTAATGGAAATGATCAACGGTGCGCTGTCTCCTGAAGACCGTTTAGCTAAAAAGCGTGAGATCCAAGAGTTAGCGAATAACTTCCTACACTTGGCCAACTCTCAAGATGAGTCGGGTAACTACACATTTGCAGGCACTAAGCCGAAGAATCAGCCTTTCTTTCGAGATAACGAAGGGAATGTGACGTATCAAGGTGATGACTACCAACGCAAGATGCGTGTGGCAAGCAGTTTTGAAATGGCGATGAATGATCCCGGCAGCAAAATGTTTATGGAAATAGACAACCCGTTCGGTGATTACGAGCCTCAATATGAGCTTGAACCTGCGTCTGAGTTATTGCTCGGGCGTGCGACCAACAGCGATGAAGATGGGTCTACTTATAAAGTGACTTTTGTCGACATGCAGACGGGTAATTTCGCTTATCAACTTGAAAAAGACGGCGCAGTGGTTGCAGCAGAAGATTTTGATCCTTCGACAGGTATTGTTTACGAAGGGCTGAATATTCAAGTCAAAGGCCAGATCACTAAGGGTGATTCCATCACCTTAGAGCCGAGAGAGACATTTTCGATCTTTGATACGTTCAAAGAGGCGGCAGAACAAGCAGAAAACCCTGTATCGGATGCATCGGCAACGGCGAAATTGCACCAAGTAACAGAAGAGTTCCATGCTGCGTTTATCCATTTAACTAAGGCGAGAACAGATGTCGGTGCACGCTTGAGTACCTTGGATATTCAAGAGCAACAACATGAAGATTTTAAGTTGTCTTTGGCGAAAGCGAAAAGCAACTTTGAAGACTTGGATTATTCGAAAGCCATCATTGAGTTCAATGAAAACTCTCGGGCACTCCAAGCTTCACAACAAGCGTTTGGCAAAACAAAAGACCTAACCTTGTTTAACTATATATAA
- the flgJ gene encoding flagellar assembly peptidoglycan hydrolase FlgJ, giving the protein MIKNNNDIGFIHDIGSLDRLRQQAVNGEEGSEKEALTAAAKQFESIFTSMLFKSMRDANSSFKSDMLNSQNEQFYRQMQDDQMASELSASGSLGLADMIVAQLSAGQASDTTEDKVRSEGFDTSLQRPQYSGRSEDRASEVQSASTVKQPVSFDSPESFVISMKPYAEKAASALGVDSSLLLAQAALETGWGSKMVKNSLGNSNNLFNIKADRSWKGDKVATQTLEFHGKTAVKESASFRSYSNFEDSFNDYVKFLNENPRYKTALQHQGNSENFIKGIHQAGYATDPNYADKVLRVKAKIDEMN; this is encoded by the coding sequence ATGATTAAGAATAACAATGACATCGGCTTTATTCACGACATCGGCAGCCTAGACCGCCTTCGTCAACAAGCGGTAAATGGTGAAGAGGGCAGCGAAAAAGAAGCACTGACGGCTGCAGCAAAACAGTTTGAATCGATTTTTACCTCGATGTTGTTTAAGTCGATGCGCGATGCGAACTCGAGTTTCAAGTCGGACATGTTGAATAGTCAGAACGAGCAGTTCTATCGTCAGATGCAAGATGACCAAATGGCGAGTGAGTTGAGTGCTTCAGGTTCGTTAGGTCTTGCAGATATGATTGTGGCGCAGTTAAGCGCTGGTCAAGCAAGCGATACGACAGAAGATAAGGTTCGTAGTGAAGGCTTTGATACTTCACTGCAAAGACCTCAATACTCAGGTCGTTCAGAAGATAGAGCATCTGAAGTTCAATCTGCGTCAACGGTTAAACAACCCGTCTCTTTCGATTCTCCAGAGTCATTTGTTATTTCAATGAAGCCTTACGCAGAAAAAGCAGCAAGCGCGCTTGGTGTAGATTCATCTCTACTGTTGGCACAAGCGGCACTCGAGACAGGTTGGGGTTCCAAAATGGTTAAGAACTCATTGGGTAACAGTAATAACCTATTCAACATCAAAGCGGACAGAAGCTGGAAGGGCGATAAGGTCGCGACTCAAACTCTTGAGTTCCACGGTAAGACAGCCGTTAAAGAATCCGCTTCTTTCCGTTCTTACTCAAACTTTGAAGACAGCTTTAATGACTATGTGAAGTTCTTAAACGAAAACCCAAGGTACAAAACGGCACTTCAGCATCAAGGTAATTCAGAGAACTTCATCAAAGGTATCCACCAAGCGGGTTACGCAACTGACCCTAACTATGCAGATAAGGTATTGCGCGTTAAAGCTAAGATTGATGAGATGAACTAA
- a CDS encoding flagellin — translation MAVNVNTNVSAMTAQRYLNNANSAQQTSMERLASGSKINSAKDDAAGLQISNRLNVQSRGLDVAVRNANDGISIAQTAEGAMNETTNILQRMRDLSLQSSNGSNSKSERVAIQEEVTALNDELNRIAETTSFGGNKLLNGTHGTKSFQIGADNGEAVMLQLKDMRSDNAQMGGKSYQTENAKDKDWNVQAGSNDLKLSFTDNFGQAQEIDISAKAGDDIEELATYINGQQDSVKASVTEDGKLQMFTGNNKVSGDVSFSGGLAGELGIQAAKDVTVDTIDVTSVGGAQESVAVIDAALKYVDSHRAELGAFQNRFDHAISNLDNINENVNASKSRIKDTDFAKETTQMTKSQILSQASSSILAQAKQAPNSALSLLG, via the coding sequence ATGGCAGTGAATGTAAATACAAACGTTTCAGCGATGACAGCGCAACGTTACCTAAACAACGCAAACAGCGCACAACAAACATCAATGGAGCGTCTAGCTTCAGGTTCTAAAATCAACAGCGCAAAAGATGACGCTGCAGGCCTACAAATCTCGAACCGTTTGAACGTTCAGAGCCGTGGTCTTGATGTTGCTGTACGTAACGCGAACGACGGTATCTCTATTGCACAAACTGCTGAAGGTGCAATGAACGAGACAACGAACATCCTGCAACGTATGCGTGATTTGTCTCTACAATCTTCAAACGGCTCAAACTCAAAATCTGAGCGTGTAGCGATTCAAGAAGAAGTAACAGCACTGAACGACGAACTAAACCGTATCGCGGAAACGACGTCTTTCGGTGGCAACAAGCTACTTAACGGTACTCACGGTACTAAATCATTCCAAATCGGTGCGGATAACGGTGAAGCGGTAATGCTTCAACTGAAAGACATGCGCTCTGATAACGCTCAGATGGGTGGTAAGAGCTACCAAACTGAGAATGCGAAGGACAAAGACTGGAACGTTCAAGCGGGCTCTAACGACCTGAAATTGTCGTTCACTGATAACTTTGGTCAAGCACAAGAAATCGACATCAGCGCAAAAGCGGGTGACGACATCGAAGAGCTAGCGACTTACATCAACGGTCAACAAGATTCTGTTAAAGCGTCTGTTACTGAAGACGGCAAGCTACAAATGTTCACAGGCAACAACAAAGTGAGCGGCGATGTGTCTTTCTCTGGCGGTCTTGCGGGTGAGCTAGGTATTCAAGCAGCTAAAGACGTAACGGTTGATACTATCGACGTAACATCTGTTGGCGGCGCACAAGAGTCTGTAGCAGTAATCGATGCGGCACTTAAGTACGTAGACAGTCACCGTGCTGAGCTAGGTGCTTTCCAAAACCGTTTCGACCACGCAATCAGCAACTTAGACAACATTAACGAGAACGTTAACGCATCTAAGAGCCGTATTAAAGATACCGACTTCGCGAAAGAAACGACTCAGATGACTAAATCTCAGATCCTTTCTCAAGCTTCAAGCTCGATTCTTGCTCAAGCGAAGCAAGCACCGAACTCGGCACTTAGCCTACTAGGTTAA
- the flgH gene encoding flagellar basal body L-ring protein FlgH → MKRIFCLALLASMTGCTVLDPIETPAQENATTVVDAVEGDKSAEESSGIIDTLRGRTDPIAGDPAWAPINPKEKPEHYAAATGSLFNINHIGSMYDDSKPRGIGDIITVALDENTRATKKANADMSKSNDASMEPLAVGGQELTIDKYNFSYDLSNTNTFAGDASANQSNSISGYITVEVIEVLANGNLVVRGEKWMTLNTGDEYIRLSGTIRPDDIDFENTIASNRVSNARIQYSGTGVQKDMQEPGFLARFFNVSL, encoded by the coding sequence ATGAAACGTATTTTTTGTTTAGCCCTGTTAGCTTCGATGACTGGTTGTACAGTACTGGATCCAATTGAGACACCAGCGCAAGAGAACGCGACCACAGTGGTTGATGCGGTAGAAGGCGATAAGTCGGCAGAAGAAAGCTCAGGCATCATCGACACGCTTCGTGGCAGAACCGATCCTATTGCTGGTGACCCAGCGTGGGCGCCAATCAATCCAAAAGAAAAACCAGAGCATTACGCAGCGGCAACAGGCTCACTGTTTAATATTAACCATATTGGCAGCATGTATGATGACTCAAAACCGCGTGGTATTGGTGATATTATTACCGTGGCGCTGGATGAGAATACTCGAGCGACCAAAAAAGCCAATGCTGACATGTCTAAGTCAAATGATGCATCGATGGAACCTCTGGCTGTGGGTGGCCAAGAGCTGACGATCGACAAGTACAACTTCTCTTATGACCTGAGCAACACCAATACCTTTGCAGGTGATGCGTCAGCCAACCAAAGTAACAGCATCAGCGGTTACATTACCGTTGAAGTCATCGAAGTATTAGCTAATGGCAACCTAGTGGTTCGTGGCGAAAAGTGGATGACACTGAATACGGGTGATGAGTATATCCGCCTAAGCGGCACCATCCGTCCTGATGACATTGATTTCGAAAACACCATCGCTTCAAACCGTGTGTCTAACGCACGAATTCAATACTCTGGCACTGGCGTGCAAAAAGATATGCAAGAGCCTGGATTCTTGGCACGATTCTTTAATGTATCTCTGTAG
- a CDS encoding flagellin has protein sequence MAINVSTNVSAMTAQRYLNKASNDLATSMERLSSGHKINSAKDDAAGLQISNRLTAQSRGLDVAMRNANDGISIAQTAEGAMNESTNVLQRMRDLAIQSSNGTNSPAERTALNEESMALQDELNRIAETTSFGGRRLLNGSFGEASFQIGSNSGEAMIMALTSIRADDFRMGGTTFDSENAKDKDWQVPPTASDLKFEFKTKAGEDIILDINTKAGDDIEELATYINGQSDLVNASVTDEGRLQLFVAEPDLEGSMSISGGLASELGIKSEGRATSVQDISLTSVAGSQNAISVIDSAMKYVDSQRADLGAKQNRLSHSINNLANVQENVDASNSRIKDTDFAKETTQMTKSQILQQAGTSILAQAKQLPNSAMTLLQ, from the coding sequence ATGGCTATCAATGTAAGCACTAACGTATCTGCTATGACAGCACAACGTTACCTGAATAAAGCGTCTAATGACTTAGCGACTTCTATGGAGCGTTTGTCATCTGGTCACAAGATCAACAGCGCGAAAGACGATGCGGCTGGTCTGCAAATCTCGAACCGCTTAACAGCGCAATCACGTGGTCTTGATGTAGCAATGCGTAATGCTAACGATGGTATTTCGATCGCTCAAACCGCTGAAGGTGCGATGAACGAATCAACCAACGTACTACAACGTATGCGTGATCTAGCGATTCAATCGTCAAACGGCACTAACTCTCCAGCAGAGCGTACTGCACTGAACGAAGAGTCAATGGCACTTCAAGATGAGCTTAACCGTATCGCGGAAACAACTTCTTTTGGTGGTCGTCGTCTATTGAACGGTTCATTTGGTGAAGCGTCGTTCCAGATTGGTTCTAACTCTGGTGAAGCGATGATCATGGCGTTGACTAGCATTCGTGCCGATGATTTCCGCATGGGTGGTACTACGTTTGATTCAGAAAACGCGAAAGATAAAGATTGGCAAGTGCCGCCAACCGCAAGCGATCTTAAGTTCGAATTTAAGACTAAAGCGGGCGAAGACATCATTCTAGATATCAACACCAAAGCGGGTGACGATATTGAAGAACTGGCGACTTACATTAATGGTCAATCTGATCTAGTGAACGCATCGGTTACCGATGAAGGCCGTTTACAGCTGTTCGTTGCTGAACCTGATCTTGAGGGTTCAATGTCTATCTCTGGTGGTCTAGCATCTGAGCTAGGTATTAAGAGTGAAGGCCGTGCTACATCAGTTCAAGATATCAGCCTAACAAGCGTTGCAGGCTCACAGAACGCAATCAGTGTGATTGATTCTGCAATGAAGTACGTAGATTCACAGCGTGCTGATTTGGGTGCGAAACAGAACCGTCTAAGCCACAGTATTAATAACTTGGCAAACGTACAAGAGAACGTTGACGCTTCTAACAGCCGAATCAAAGATACGGACTTTGCGAAAGAGACGACGCAAATGACCAAGTCACAAATTCTGCAACAAGCAGGTACTTCGATACTTGCTCAAGCAAAACAGTTGCCTAACTCTGCAATGACATTATTGCAATAG